From Grus americana isolate bGruAme1 chromosome 22, bGruAme1.mat, whole genome shotgun sequence, the proteins below share one genomic window:
- the LOC129195472 gene encoding LOW QUALITY PROTEIN: membrane primary amine oxidase-like (The sequence of the model RefSeq protein was modified relative to this genomic sequence to represent the inferred CDS: substituted 1 base at 1 genomic stop codon), with translation MNVKTVLILLVLALATIFALVCVLLTRARTPSACQHQPLEQEDTDDGQSLVFADLTPEEMAQVVRYLRGNLGVQLVDASRAKPSDNCIASVDVQVPAKAEVLRFLDGGGACPPREALAVLYFGNQPDPNVTEYVVGPLPTPVYHRDVTVQKYRGKVPYHRRPVTGKEYVDIYAFIQRELRKAPRFLAACCESDGTDLAILTTAPRGFKSGDRATWFVLFHNVAGTGYYLSLVGLEVLVEHGDLHVSRWQLRQVFYNGRYFVSVGDLESAFMADVLEVVRMEKPQAEVVLGSMRPPGSPGPLQYEPXGPRYSIRDNCVTFQGWSIAFGMNPNSGPRLFDIRYRGERIVYELSLQEALALYGSNCPGGMSTRYLDGSFGIGRFAYELVRGLDCPYTATYVDRHYLVESDTPKTNQNLLCIFEHDAAVPLRRHFSDSQSLYYGGLQKNTLVIRAISTLINYDYIWDFMFHGSGAMEVRVHATGYISSSFFHGQGTNYGNKVGPHTLGTMHLHHIHYKVDLDVAGQLNSLETQDMGYELVKDPWSMQNTIERPYLRRKKLEREDEAAFPLNTPMPRYLSFASPKPNKWGHPRSYRVQITSFAGEHLPTSSSMERSISWGRYQLAVTRRKEEEPTSTSIYNQNDPWTPTVAFADFIDNETITNKDLVAWISVGFLHVPHAEDVPNTVTVGNGVGFFLRPYNYFDEDPSMDSPDSVYFSGEQDAGACGANPLACLPPAAACVPHLPPFRYGGFLNLSLAPPPGGL, from the exons ATGAACGTGAAAACCGTGCTCATCCTCCTCGTTCTGGCTTTAGCCACGATATTTGCTTTAGTCTGTGTGTTGCTGACCAGAGCAAGGACCCCCAGCGcctgccagcaccagcccctggagcaggaggacaCCGATGACGGCCAGAGCCTGGTCTTTGCCGATCTGACGCCCGAAGAGATGGCGCAAGTGGTGCGGTACCTGCGGGGAAACCTCGGGGTGCAGCTGGTTGACGCCTCGCGTGCAAAACCTTCCGACAACTGCATCGCCTCCGTCGACGTGCAGGTCCCCGCCAAGGCAGAGGTGCTGCGGTTCCTGGATGGCGGGGGGGCTTGCCCCCCCCGGGAGGCGCTGGCTGTGCTGTACTTTGGGAACCAGCCAGACCCCAACGTCACCGAGTACGTGGTGGGTCCGCTGCCAACGCCGGTGTATCACCGGGACGTCACGGTGCAGAAGTACAGGGGGAAGGTGCCGTACCACCGCAGACCCGTTACCGGCAAGGAGTACGTGGATATCTATGCCTTCATCCAGCGGGAGCTGAGAAAGGCACCGCGCTTCCTCGCTGCGTGCTGTGAGTCCGACGGGACCGACCTGGCCATCCTCACAACGGCCCCACGGGGCTTCAAGTCTGGTGACCGTGCGACCTGGTTTGTCCTCTTCCACAACGTGGCCGGCACCGGCTACTATCTCTcgctggtggggctggaggtgctggtggagcACGGGGACCTCCACGTCTCCCGCTGGCAGCTGCGCCAAGTCTTCTACAATGGCCGGTACTTTGTCAGCGTGGGGGATCTAGAGAGCGCGTTTATGGCTGACGTGCTGGAGGTTGTCAGGATGGAGAAGCCCCAGGCTGAAGTGGTGCTGGGCTCGATGAGACCTCCTggctccccggggccgctgcAGTATGAGCCCTAGGGTCCTCGGTACAGCATCAGGGACAACTGCGTCaccttccagggctggagcatcgCCTTTGGCATGAACCCCAACTCCGGCCCGCGCCTCTTCGACATCAGGTACCGCGGGGAGAGGATTGTCTACGAGCTGAGTCTCCAGGAAGCCTTAGCCCTGTACGGCTCCAACTGCCCCGGGGGCATGTCGACCCGCTACCTCGACGGGAGCTTTGGCATCGGCAGGTTTGCCTACGAGCTTGTCCGGGGCCTTGACTGCCCCTACACGGCGACCTATGTGGACCGGCACTACCTGGTGGAGTCAgacacccccaaaaccaaccaaaacttGCTCTGCATTTTCGAGCACGATGCTGCCGTCCCTCTGCGGCGCCACTTCTCTGACTCGCAGTCCTTGTACTATGGCgggctgcagaaaaacacgCTGGTCATCCGTGCCATCTCTACTCTCATCAACTATGACTACATCTGGGACTTTATGTTCCATGGCAGCGGGGCCATGGAGGTCCGGGTGCATGCCACCGGCTACATCAGCTCCTCCTTCTTCCACGGCCAAGGCACCAACTACGGCAACAAGGTTGGGCCCCACACGCTGGGGACAATGCACCTCCACCACATCCACTACAAGGTGGACCTGGATGTCGCTG GGCAGCTGAACTCCCTGGAGACCCAGGACATGGGATACGAGCTCGTGAAAGACCCCTGGAGCATGCAGAACACCATCGAGCGGCCGTACCTCCGCAGgaagaagctggagagggaggaTGAGGCAGCGTTCCCGCTCAACACCCCCATGCCCCGCTACCTCTCCTTTGCCAGCCCCAAGCCCAACAAGTGGGGGCATCCGCGCAGCTACCGCGTCCAGATCACCAGCTTCGCCGGGGAGCACCTGcccaccagcagctccatggAGAGGTCCATCAGCTGGGGCAG GTACCAGCTGGCCGTCACCCGGCGGAAGGAGGAGGAGCCCACCAGCACCAGCATCTACAACCAGAACGACCCCTGGACACCCACCGTTGCCTTCGCCGACTTCATCGACAACGAGACCATCACCAACAAG GACCTGGTCGCTTGGATTTCCGTGGGGTTCCTGCACGTCCCCCATGCTGAAGATGTTCCCAACACGGTGACCGTGGGGAACGGCGTCGGCTTTTTCCTGAGGCCCTACAACTACTTCGATGAGGACCCCTCCATGGACTCGCCCGACAGCGTCTACTTCAGCGGTGAGCAGGACGCCGGGGCGTGCGGGGCCAACCCCCTCGCCTGCCTGCCCCCCGCCGCTGCCTGTGTCCCCCACCTGCCCCCCTTCCGCTATGGGGGGTTCCTCAACCTCAGCCTGGCTCCGCCGCCCGGTGGGCTCTGA